The window GCGGTTCCATCCCCCGGGCGCGGAGAGCTTCGGCGAACTCACCGACCGGGTGGTCGAGGGGATCGGCGCCGCCGCCCGCCGGGCGCACGCCGACGGCCACGGGACGCTTCTGGCCGTCACCCACGGGGGGCCGGTGCGGGCCTTCCTCCTGGCCGCCGTCGGGCTCGACCCGGCGCGCACGGTGCCCAGCCACCCGGCCAGTCTGAGCATCCTGGACGTCGACCCCGGGGCCGCGTCCCTCACCGAACCGGGTGCGGCCAGGCTCCGGCTGTTCAACTACTCCCCGGCGATGTCGCCGCTGGACCCGCCGGACTGACAGGCGGGGCACCGGCCCACGGCGGCGCGGCCCGGCGGCTTCCGGCCGGGCGCCCGGTGCCGGATTCCCGCCCCGTGTCGGCTTCCGCGCGGGCCTGTCGGCTCGGAAGGGCCGGTCACCGCCGGGGCGGGAGCGCTCGTGCGGCGCTCCCGCCCCGGCCGCGGGTCGGTCCGGCGGGCCCTGCACACCGGTGCGCGGGCCGGAGGCCCGGATCAGCTCCGGGTCGAGGCCCGACCGGCCCCCGCGCACTGGCGCGCGGGCCGGGTCCGGATCCTCAGTCGTTGCCGGACTCCATCGCGGCGTGGTCGAGCAGGTCGTCGCTCTCGGGGGCCTGGCCGCGGGAGGCGATCGCCTCGGCGCCGCCCTCGGGCATCGCGCCGATGAGCCCGGTCGAGGCCGCCTGGGCGGCGCCGATCGACGTCGGGTGCGAGGTGCCGACCATGCCGACCCTGGAGTACTCCTCCAGCTTGGCGCGGGAGTCCGCGATGTCGAGGTTGCGCATGGTCAGCTGGCCGATGCGGTCGACCGGGCCGAACGCGGAGTCCTCGGTCCGCTCCATGGACAGCTTGTCCGGGTGGTAGCTGAACGCCGCCCCGGTGGTGTCCATGAGGGAGTAGTCCTCGCCGCGCCGCAGCCGCAGGGTCACCTCGCCGGTGACCGCCGTGCCCACCCAGCGCTGGAGGGCCTCGCGCAGCATCAGCGCCTGGGGCTCCAGCCAGCGGCCCTCGTAGAGCAGCCTGCCGAGCCGTCGGCCGTCGTTGTGGTAGCTGGCGAGGGTGTCCTCGTTGTGGACCGCGTTGACCAGCCGTTCGTAGGCCGCGTGCAGCAGCGCCATGCCCGGGGCCTCGTAGATGCCGCGGCTCTTGGCCTCGATGACGCGGTTCTCGATCTGGTCCGACATGCCCAGGCCGTGCCGGCCGCCGATGGCGTTGACCTCGTTGACCAGGTCGACGGCGGTGGCGAAGGTCTTGCCGTTGACGGTCACCGGGCGGCCCTGCTCGAAGCCGATCGTGACGTCCTCGGGGGTGATCTCGACCTCGGGGTCCCAGAACCGCACGCCCATGATGGGCTCGACGATCTCGATGCCGGTGTCGAGGTGTTCGAGCGCCTTGGCCTCGTGCGTGGCGCCCCAGATGTTGGCGTCGGTGGAGTAGGCCTTCTCGGTGCTGTCCCGGTAGGGCAGGCCGTGGGCCAGCAGCCACTCCGACATCTCCTTGCGGCCGCCGAGCTCGTTGACGAAGTCGGCGTCCAGCCACGGCTTGTAGATCCGCAGGGAGGGGTTGGCGAGCAGGCCGTAGCGGTAGAACCGCTCGATGTCGTTGCCCTTGAAGGTGGACCCGTCGCCCCAGATCTGCACGCCGTCCTCGAGCATCGCGCGCACCAGCAGGGTGCCCGTGACGGCCCGCCCGAGGGGGGTGGTGTTGAAGTAGGTGCGGCCGCCGGAGCGGATGTGGAAGGCTCCGCAGGCCAGCGCCGCGAAACCCTCCTCCACCAGCGCCTCCCGGCCGTCCACCAGGCGGGCGCCCTCGGCGCCGTAGGCGGTGGCGCGGCCGGGGACCGAGGCGATGTCGGGTTCGTCGTACTGGCCGATGTCGGCGGTGTAGGCGTACGGGACGGCGCCCTTGTCGCGCATCCACGCGACCGCCACCGAGGTGTCGAGGCCACCGGAGAAGGCGATACCGACGCGCTCGCCGACGGGGAGGGAAGTGAGTACCTTGGACATGGAAATAAGTATGCGCCCTTATGAATGAGCATGCAATCTGGGGGACCGCATGTCGGTGTGGGATAGATCCCTGACCTGGCGCGCGGGGCACCGGGGCCGGGGCCCGCTCCCCCCACCCTGCCCGGGACCGGGGCCGCCCGACCGGCGACGCGCCGGACGCTCCCGGGCGGTCGCGCCCCGCGCCCGCGGGGCCGCGGGAAAACCGCGTGCGCCCCGGGGGAGCGCGGGTTAGCGTTCCGGGATGAGCGCACGGGAGAACCACTTCGCGGAGAGCGTCGCGGCGACCTACGACGAGTCGTCGGCGGAGATGTTCGAGCCCGCCGTCCTGGATCCGGCCGTGGACCTCCTGGAGGAGCTGGCCGGTGGCGGCCGGGCCCTGGAGCTGGGGATCGGCACGGGGCGCGTCGCGCTGCCGCTGGCCCGCCGCGGGGTCGCGGTGCACGGCATCGACCTGTCCGAGGCGATGGTCGAACGGCTGCGGGCCAAGCCCGGCGGCGACGCGGTCGGGGTGACGGTCGGCGACTTCGCGACGACCCGGGTGGAGGGCGCGTTCTCCGTCGCCTACCTGGTCTTCAACACCATCATGAACCTGACCACGCAGGACGAGCAGGTGGCCTGTTTCCGCAACGCCGCCGACCACCTCGAACCCGGGGGTCACTTCGTCATCGAGGTCGGCGTCCCCGACCTGCGCAGACTTCCGGAGGGCCAGGACGCCGTGCCGTTCCACGTGGGTTCGAACCGGCTGGGGTTCGACGTCTACGACGTCGCCACGCAGGCGATGAGCTCGCACCACGTCACGGTCGCCGACGGGCGCGGCACGTACCGGTCGGTCCCCTTCCGGTACGTGTGGCCCGCCGAACTCGACCTGATGGCGCGGCTCGCCGGGATGCGCCTGCGCGACCGGTGGGACGGGTGGACCCGGGAGCCGTTCACCAGCGCCAGCCGCCAGCACGTCTCGGTCTGGGAGAAGCCCGTCGGCTGAACCCGGGGCGCGACCGGTCCGCCTGACGCGGGCGCACCGCGAGGTCCCGGTGTTCCCGCCGGACCGACAACGGCTTTACGGAGGGGGCGCGTTCGGCGGGGGGCCGGGTTCGCGGGGGGCCACCGCGCCCGACGGCGGGCCGCGCCCGCCGGAACCGACGTTAGAGTCGAGTGGACGAGAGGGGGTGCCGCGATGTCCGGGGCGCAGCACATGCAGATCGGCGAGGTCGCCGAGCGGACCGGCCTGTCCCTGCGCACGATCCGCTACTACGGCGAGGTCGGCCTGGTCGAGCCCTCCGCGCGCTCCCGCGGCGGCTTCCGGCTCTACACCGAGACGGACGTGGACCGCCTGAACCTCATCAAGCGGATGAAGCCGCTGGAGTTCAGCCTGGAGGAGACCCGCGAGCTGTTGGAGGCCGTCGACCGGCTGGGTTCGGCCGAGACCGGCCCCGAGGAGCGGCGGGCCCTGAGCGAGAGACTCGACGCCTTCGAGGCGGCCATCGTCGCCCGCTGCCAGGCCCTGCGCGACCAGTTGGCGATGGCCGAGGAGTTCGCCGAGCGGCTGCGCGAGCAGCGCGCCCGGGACGACGCCACCGCCTAGCGTCCGCCGGGGCCGAACGGCCAGCGTTCCGGGGCGGGAACCCGCTCCCCCCGGCCCCCGCATCGCGGGTCACCGCACACCGGCACCGCTCCGGGACGGAACCCGCGCCCCGCGCCCGAGCCGGGGACCGGGGCGTGCCGCCGCGGCCGTGGAACACGGCCGCCTTCGCTCCCGGGCGCGCGTCATGGACCGCGCCCCACCCCACCAGCCGCAGGCTGAAACCGCTCCCGCGGGACGCGGGCCACGGACACGGCCCCGCGGCCCCGACCGCACCCGCACCCGCACCCGCACCCGCACCGACGGTCACGGTGCGCCGCCACCAGTGGAGCGCCCACCCCTGCCCGGAGGAACAGCCGCACCCTTCCGTCGTGTGAGGGTTGTCTCAGTCGCCGCGAGCGAATCAGACTCTCACGTAAGAGTAGAGTTTTTCCGGGTCGTCACCCCGCACACGAGCGGAGGACCACCACACCCTCTTCCCGGCCCGGCCCAGGGGCACGGCCGGGCCCGCGGCGACGAAGCCGCGCCGGGGCGTCACCGACACCGCGCCGGATCCCCGTGCGCACCAGCGCACCCCCGCCTCACCCGGCGCGCGTCCGCGCCGTGCACGAACGCCTGACCCGACACCGCGGTCCTCGTTGTGGGCTGCCCGAAACCCGATGGGTGCCATGAAACTGCCCGTGAAGACCCCCAGGTCCCTCAAGGCCCGGATCCCCGCCGCCGCGCAGCTGCGCGCCGACGTGCTGGCCGGACTGGTCGTCGCCCTGGCCCTGATCCCCGAGGCCATCGCCTTCTCCCTCATCGCCGGGGTCGACCCCCGCGTGGGCCTGTACGCCTCCTTCGTGATGGCCGTGTCCATCGCCTTCCTGGGCGGGCGGCCCGCGATGATCTCCGCCGCCACCGGAGCGATGGCCCTGGTCGCGGCGCCGCTGTCGATGGAGCACGGCGTCGACCACCTGATCGCCGCCACCATCCTGGCCGGGCTCATCCAGGTCGCCCTGGGCCTGCTCGGGGTGGCCAGGCTGATGCGGTTCGTGCCGCCCAGCGTCATGACCGGGTTCATCAACGCCCTGGCCATCCTCATCTTCACGGCCCAGCTGCCCTACCTGGAGGGCGTGGGCGTGCCGATCTACGCCATGGTGGCCGTGGGCCTGGTCATCGTCTTCGGCCTGCCCCGCCTGACCAGGGCGGTCCCCGCGCCGCTGGTGGCCATCGTCGTGCTCACCGCGGCCGCGCTGGCCCTGGGCATCCCGGCGCAGACGGTCGGGGACATGGGCGAACTGCCCGACACCCTGCCCGTGCCGCTGATCCCGGACGTGCCCTACACGCTGGACACGCTGGTCCTGATCGCCCCCTACTCGCTGACCCTGGCCCTGGTGGGGCTGATGGAGTCGCTGATGACCGCCAAGGTCGTCGACGACCAGACCGAGACCGCCTCGAACCACGGCCGCGAGGCCCGCGGACAGGGCATCGCCAACGTGCTGGTCGGGTTCTTCGGCGGCATGGCCGGGTGCGCGATGATCGGCCAGACCATGATCAACGTCAAGTCCGGGGCCCGCACCCGCGTCTCGACCTTCCTGGCCGGCGTGTTCCTGATCATCCTGTGCGTGGCCCTGGGCGACCTGGTGGGCATGATCCCGGTCGCGGCGCTGGTCGCGGTGATGTTCTTCGTGGCCATCGTGACCTTCGACTGGCACAGCGTCGCCCCGGCCACCCTGAGGCGGATGCCCTGGACCGAGACCCTGGTCATGGTCATCACCGTCGCCGTGGTCGTGGCCACCCACAACCTGGCCCTGGGCGTGATCGTCGGGGTCGTGGTGTCCATGGTGCTCTTCGCCCGCCGGGCCGCCATGCAGGCCGACGTCACCAGCGTGCTCGACCCCGAGGGCGGCACCCGCGTGTACTCGGTCAACGGCGAGGTGTTCTTCGCCTCCACCGGCGAGCTGGTCAACCGGTTCGACTACACCGAACAGGGTCTGGAGAAGGCGGTGGTGGACATGTCCAACGCGCACGTGTGGGACTCCTCGGCCGTGGCCGCCCTGGACCAGGTCACCGAGCACTTCCGCAGGCACGGGGTGCGGGTGGAGATCACCGGCCTCAACGGGCCCAGCGCGCACCTGCACCGGGAGCTGTCCGGGACCCTCACCGGCGGCCACTGACCCGGGGCGCCGGGGGGGGTCCGCCGGAAGCGTGGCGGACCGCCCCCGTGTTTCCTCGGACCGTGCCCCGGCCGCGGCGGTGCCGGGGAAGGACGGGCACGGCCGGGCGGGACGGGTACGGCCGGGCGGGGCGGACGAGCCTGACCGGGCACGGCCGGTCGCGGGACGCGCACTCCCCCCGCCCGGCGCGGTCAGGCCTCCTCGTCCACGTGGATCGCTCCGGTGGGACAGACCTGCCCCGCCTCGCGCACAGCCGGGTACAGGTTCTCCGGCGGCCGTTCGGTGAGCAGTTCGACGATGCCGTCCTCCTCCCGCTGGTCGAACACCTCCGGGGCGAGCAGCACGCACTGACCGGCGCCGCAGCACCAGTCCTGGTCGACGGTCACCCTCATGGTCGCTCCTCCTTCGTCGTCGCGGCGTGGTCGTGCTCCTCGGCCGGGGTCGCGGGGGCGAGCCAGACCCCCGTGAGCGCGTCCACCAGTCCGGTCGCCGTGTCCTCCCAGCTGCACCGGGGCGTCGCCGTCTCCTCGGCGAGCGCGCGCTCGCGTTCGGCGCACGTGTGCACGATCAGGTGGCGGGTCATGTCCTCGCGTTCGGCGCGCACCCGCGGCGGCAGGTCGGGCAGGCTGGCGCGCAGGCCGAGGAGGACCCGCCCGAGCGGGGGCGAGGTGAGCGTCTCCTCGGTCATGATCACGCGCAGGCCCGGGTCGGTCATGACCTGCGCGGAGAAGCGGGCGAACCAGCTCGGGACGCCCAGGTCCGCGAGGTGCCGGGTCACCGGCCGGACCAGGCAGGCGATCCAGTCGCCCGCCCCGGCCGGGTCGCCCGCCTCCTCGACCGCCCGCGCCCACAGCGGTCCGAGCCGGTCGGTGTGCGTGCGCACGATCGCGCGCACGAGGTCGGTCCTGGTGCCGAAGTGGTAGCCGACCGCGGTGTTGTTGCCCTGACCGGCGGCCGCGCCGATGCCGCGGTTGGACACCGCGAACAGGCCGTGTTCGGCGAACAGGCGCTCCGCGGTGGACAGGATCAGCTCCCGGGTGGCGCCGGCCCGTTCGGTCCGCGTCCGCGGCACGGTCACCACCGGACCGGGACCTCGCGCAGTCCGCCCACGACCAGGCCGTCGAGTCGCCGCAGCTCCGCCGCGGGGACGGCCAGCTCCAGCGTGGGGAGTCTGCGCAGCAGCACGTCGAGCACGGCCTGGAGTTCGGTGCGGGCCAGCGCCTGCCCCAGGCACGAGTGCGCCCCGGCGCCGAAGCCCAGGTGCGGGTTGGGCACGCGCCCCAGGTCCATCTCGTCCGCGTTCTCGAACGCGCTCTCGTCCCTGTTGGCGGCGCCCATGCTGCACATGACGGTGGTCCCGGCGGGGACGGTGGCGCCGCCGATCTCGGTCTCCTCGGTGATGTAGCGCGGCAGGCCGAGCCCGGAGTTGGCGTCGAAGCGCAGCGCCTCCTCCACGGCGGAGCGCACCAGCGTCCGGTCGGCCAGCAGCCTCTCCCAGCGGCTCCGGTCGTCCAGCAGCATCGCCACCATCTTGCCGATCATGTTGGCGGTGGTCTCGTGCCCGGCGACCAGCAGGCCCATGCTGGTGGCGACCAGCGCGGAGGTGGGCAGGTCGTACCCGGCCTCGGCGGTCTCGGTGATCAGGGAGCTGATCAGGTCCTCGCGCGGCTCCGCCCGCTTGGCCTCGACGTGGCCGCCCATGTACGCGAGGAACTCGGCCTGGGCCCGGTCCATCTCCTCCTG is drawn from Nocardiopsis dassonvillei subsp. dassonvillei DSM 43111 and contains these coding sequences:
- the argG gene encoding argininosuccinate synthase codes for the protein MSKVLTSLPVGERVGIAFSGGLDTSVAVAWMRDKGAVPYAYTADIGQYDEPDIASVPGRATAYGAEGARLVDGREALVEEGFAALACGAFHIRSGGRTYFNTTPLGRAVTGTLLVRAMLEDGVQIWGDGSTFKGNDIERFYRYGLLANPSLRIYKPWLDADFVNELGGRKEMSEWLLAHGLPYRDSTEKAYSTDANIWGATHEAKALEHLDTGIEIVEPIMGVRFWDPEVEITPEDVTIGFEQGRPVTVNGKTFATAVDLVNEVNAIGGRHGLGMSDQIENRVIEAKSRGIYEAPGMALLHAAYERLVNAVHNEDTLASYHNDGRRLGRLLYEGRWLEPQALMLREALQRWVGTAVTGEVTLRLRRGEDYSLMDTTGAAFSYHPDKLSMERTEDSAFGPVDRIGQLTMRNLDIADSRAKLEEYSRVGMVGTSHPTSIGAAQAASTGLIGAMPEGGAEAIASRGQAPESDDLLDHAAMESGND
- a CDS encoding class I SAM-dependent DNA methyltransferase — protein: MSARENHFAESVAATYDESSAEMFEPAVLDPAVDLLEELAGGGRALELGIGTGRVALPLARRGVAVHGIDLSEAMVERLRAKPGGDAVGVTVGDFATTRVEGAFSVAYLVFNTIMNLTTQDEQVACFRNAADHLEPGGHFVIEVGVPDLRRLPEGQDAVPFHVGSNRLGFDVYDVATQAMSSHHVTVADGRGTYRSVPFRYVWPAELDLMARLAGMRLRDRWDGWTREPFTSASRQHVSVWEKPVG
- a CDS encoding SulP family inorganic anion transporter; the encoded protein is MGAMKLPVKTPRSLKARIPAAAQLRADVLAGLVVALALIPEAIAFSLIAGVDPRVGLYASFVMAVSIAFLGGRPAMISAATGAMALVAAPLSMEHGVDHLIAATILAGLIQVALGLLGVARLMRFVPPSVMTGFINALAILIFTAQLPYLEGVGVPIYAMVAVGLVIVFGLPRLTRAVPAPLVAIVVLTAAALALGIPAQTVGDMGELPDTLPVPLIPDVPYTLDTLVLIAPYSLTLALVGLMESLMTAKVVDDQTETASNHGREARGQGIANVLVGFFGGMAGCAMIGQTMINVKSGARTRVSTFLAGVFLIILCVALGDLVGMIPVAALVAVMFFVAIVTFDWHSVAPATLRRMPWTETLVMVITVAVVVATHNLALGVIVGVVVSMVLFARRAAMQADVTSVLDPEGGTRVYSVNGEVFFASTGELVNRFDYTEQGLEKAVVDMSNAHVWDSSAVAALDQVTEHFRRHGVRVEITGLNGPSAHLHRELSGTLTGGH
- a CDS encoding TetR/AcrR family transcriptional regulator — encoded protein: MVTVPRTRTERAGATRELILSTAERLFAEHGLFAVSNRGIGAAAGQGNNTAVGYHFGTRTDLVRAIVRTHTDRLGPLWARAVEEAGDPAGAGDWIACLVRPVTRHLADLGVPSWFARFSAQVMTDPGLRVIMTEETLTSPPLGRVLLGLRASLPDLPPRVRAEREDMTRHLIVHTCAERERALAEETATPRCSWEDTATGLVDALTGVWLAPATPAEEHDHAATTKEERP
- a CDS encoding ferredoxin — its product is MRVTVDQDWCCGAGQCVLLAPEVFDQREEDGIVELLTERPPENLYPAVREAGQVCPTGAIHVDEEA
- a CDS encoding cytochrome P450, which encodes MGADGTESLMDYPFPGPEALEPPAEWAELRRRCPVAGVRLPSGDRAEVVTRYEDVRRVLSDPRFTRRLDAEDAARVSASATGGVFNSDLAAAVPDSGEEHRQWRRLVGKWFTARRMNALRPGIEAMADQLVDGMVERGHPADLRADLGFPLPVWVICDMLGVPDSDRDRFSHWSDALLNLTRYTQEEMDRAQAEFLAYMGGHVEAKRAEPREDLISSLITETAEAGYDLPTSALVATSMGLLVAGHETTANMIGKMVAMLLDDRSRWERLLADRTLVRSAVEEALRFDANSGLGLPRYITEETEIGGATVPAGTTVMCSMGAANRDESAFENADEMDLGRVPNPHLGFGAGAHSCLGQALARTELQAVLDVLLRRLPTLELAVPAAELRRLDGLVVGGLREVPVRW
- a CDS encoding MerR family transcriptional regulator, translated to MSGAQHMQIGEVAERTGLSLRTIRYYGEVGLVEPSARSRGGFRLYTETDVDRLNLIKRMKPLEFSLEETRELLEAVDRLGSAETGPEERRALSERLDAFEAAIVARCQALRDQLAMAEEFAERLREQRARDDATA